GGTTCCAGGTTCTTTTTGGCGATATGGCCCGCGGAGGGCGCGATCACGGCGGAATAGGCCAGCTGCAAGCGGGCCGCATCCACGGCGGCTTGGGTCGCGGCCAAGCGCGCGTCGGCGGCGCGCACCTGGGCGTTGGCCCCCTGGATGGAGAAGGAGCTTCCCCGCGCGGCTTCCGAAGAAGACTGGTAGGTGGCCTGCGCCGACTGGAAGGCGGCCTCGGCGGCGTCCAACTGGGCCTTGCTGGCGATTTGCTGCTGGAACAGGCGGCGCGCGCGTTCGAGATCGGACTTGGCCTTGTCGAGGCTGGCCTTGGCCGCGGCCAAGTTGGCTTCGGCGGCGGTGCGCTGGGCTTCGGCCACGTGCGCGCCGGCCCCCGCGACGCCGCCTTTGGCGGAGGCTTCGGCGGCCAAGAGATCCGCTTCCGCCTGCCGCAACTTGATGGCGAGTTCGGCGTTGTCGATGGTGAACAAGGTGTCCCCCGGCTTCACCTCTTGCTCATCGGCCACGAAGATATGGGCCACGAAGCCGCCTACCTTGGGGCTTACGGGCAGGATATGGCCTTCCACCTGGGCATCGTCCGTGGTGGCGTGGGTGAGGTGGAAGCGCCAGGTGCGTATGCCGTAGAAAAGGCCTACGGCCAGGAACGCCAGCAGGATCACGTTGCGGACGGTGTTCTTCTTTTTCGGGGCCTTGCCGCGGGCGGCGGTCTCCCCATCCAATACTTCGGTTTCCCGGCGCGTCGTCATAAATCCCCCAAGCGATGGGCGGCCCGCAGGTATTCCAAGCGGGCGCGGTTGTATCCGTAGGCGGCGTCGATATATGCCTGATGCGCCAAGCTCACGCTGGCCTGGGCGCTGATGACTTCGAGGTTCCCCGAGGCTCCGCTCTTGAACTTCTCGCGGGCCAGGCGTTCTTCCTCTTCGGCCAGCGCGGCGCGTTCGCGGGCGAAGCCGGCCTCGGCGCGCAAGCTGCGCATGGCGGAGGATGCGGAGCGCAAACCTTGTTCGGCGGCATCGCGGATGTCGCGGGAGGCCAGGGCGGCTTGCTTGGCGTTCTCGGACTGGGCGGCCAGGCGCGCGCGTCGGCTGCCCCCGTCCCACAAGTTCCAATTGAGGGTCAACGCGATGTTCTCCGTCCATTCGGAACGATCATCGAGACGGGGACCGCTGAGGCCGTAGTCCCCCGATAATTCCACGGTGGGTAAAACCTCGGCGCGTAAGGCGGAAACCTGATCGCGCGCGGCGCGTTCACGCGCGTCGGCGGCGGCCACTTCGGGCATGGCCCCGGCGGCGGAAGCCGTAGGCGGCTCGGGCAGACCCAGGGTATCGCCCAGGACCGGCATCGCATCCAGGGAAGCGCCCACGGCCCTCAGCAATACGTAACGCGCGCGTTCCTCCTCGCCCTCGGCGGCGGCCACGCCGCTGTTGGCATTGGACACCTGGCCCTCGGCCCGCAGGGTCTCGAGGCGCGTGGCCGCGCCCGCCTGTTGTTGGGCGCGGCTGAGTTCGGCCAATTGGGTCGCCAGGGAG
This region of Fibrobacterota bacterium genomic DNA includes:
- a CDS encoding HlyD family secretion protein; the encoded protein is MTTRRETEVLDGETAARGKAPKKKNTVRNVILLAFLAVGLFYGIRTWRFHLTHATTDDAQVEGHILPVSPKVGGFVAHIFVADEQEVKPGDTLFTIDNAELAIKLRQAEADLLAAEASAKGGVAGAGAHVAEAQRTAAEANLAAAKASLDKAKSDLERARRLFQQQIASKAQLDAAEAAFQSAQATYQSSSEAARGSSFSIQGANAQVRAADARLAATQAAVDAARLQLAYSAVIAPSAGHIAKKNLEPGQLVSPGQMVMAIVEATPPWVVANLKETQLEGLRPGQPVDVDVDAFPDRTFHGKLASIQYATGAKFSLLPPDNATGNFTKVVQRVPVRIDLTDADAAKLLRPGMSATVAVDTRAGE
- a CDS encoding TolC family protein, which gives rise to MIAAFLLVPCLTVQAGPQSGPDTLRLTLRQAMEAAQSSGYAAQAARSRSAEARSRVNESRAALLPHFGASAFEARRSFDLPAMGLSFPSGSGAPAFPQLVGPFNVQDARVNGRLSLIDVANWKRYAAARGEAEGGGYEAEAAAEGAELGAAEAYLALERARALVASRHAEASLATQLAELSRAQQQAGAATRLETLRAEGQVSNANSGVAAAEGEEERARYVLLRAVGASLDAMPVLGDTLGLPEPPTASAAGAMPEVAAADARERAARDQVSALRAEVLPTVELSGDYGLSGPRLDDRSEWTENIALTLNWNLWDGGSRRARLAAQSENAKQAALASRDIRDAAEQGLRSASSAMRSLRAEAGFARERAALAEEEERLAREKFKSGASGNLEVISAQASVSLAHQAYIDAAYGYNRARLEYLRAAHRLGDL